A single window of Gossypium arboreum isolate Shixiya-1 chromosome 13, ASM2569848v2, whole genome shotgun sequence DNA harbors:
- the LOC108462332 gene encoding L-type lectin-domain containing receptor kinase IX.1-like, producing MDVRILFLMLILSWAASQSFNFTSFDTSNDNIRYKGDARPINSTIQLTNLDVWRSGHAIYTEPMHLWDKYTGNLAGFTTHFTFSIQAQTNITPADGLAFFVASLEYHVPDAPDGSGIGLATGTLLFNSTENPFVAVEFDTYHNDWDPENNRVGIDINSVVSNKTIEWYSGGLDGEIIDVWISYNASSKILQVSFTGFGEDNTTIQQSLQYELDLRDYLPEWVTFGFASATGIYYELNTIHSWYFSSHLQIPGNKKGNIKFNTIMKVGFVVIGSFILLFGICLIFLFLKKKKKRREKNEVFAVRSMDKEFERVTGAKKRTFAELLEATNNFAKRQKIGEGGFGAVYRGFLKDLDSEVAIKRISTISSQGIKEYASEVRITSQLRHKNLVQLIGWCHEKKELLLVYEFMLNGSLDSHLFNGERLLEWRLRYDIAQGLASSLQYLHFECKSCVLHRDIKASNVLLDSNFNAKLGDFGLARIVSHEKAPQSTKCGGTLGYMAPEYVSSGTASQETDVYSFGIVALEIACGRRPILANANRNEINIVEWLWGLYAKGKHIEAADPRLEGKFNQQQMERLMIVGLSCAHPDFNSRPSIKQVIRMLNFEVSPPILPFQMPRIANDFTGSSKGTKRSFMPSHATTSTFEENILDLKQNFK from the coding sequence ATGGATGTTAGAATCTTGTTTTTAATGTTGATATTGTCTTGGGCAGCTTCACAATCCTTCAACTTCACCAGCTTTGATACTAGCAATGACAATATAAGATACAAAGGTGACGCCCGTCCAATAAATTCAACGATCCAACTAACCAATCTCGACGTTTGGAGGAGTGGCCATGCCATATATACTGAGCCGATGCATCTTTGGGACAAATACACTGGGAACCTTGCCGGTTTCACCACCCATTTCACCTTTTCCATCCAAGCTCAAACCAATATAACCCCAGCTGATGGGCTTGCCTTTTTCGTCGCTTCCCTTGAATACCATGTTCCTGATGCACCCGACGGAAGCGGGATCGGTCTTGCAACAGGGACTCTCTTATTCAACTCCACTGAAAACCCCTTCGTTGCTGTGGAATTCGATACTTATCATAATGATTGGGACCCTGAAAATAATCGCGTCGGCATCGATATCAACTCTGTAGTTTCGAATAAGACCATTGAATGGTACAGCGGTGGTCTGGATGGGGAAATAATTGATGTTTGGATCAGTTACAATGCAAGTTCGAAAATTTTGCAGGTTTCCTTTACAGGGTTTGGAGAAGATAATACCACCATCCAACAAAGCCTGCAGTATGAACTTGATCTGAGGGATTACTTGCCAGAATGGGTAACTTTCGGCTTTGCATCTGCGACGGGGATTTACTACGAGTTGAACACCATTCATTCATGGTATTTCAGTTCACATTTGCAGATTCCTGGGAATAAAAAAGGTAATATCAAATTCAATACCATAATGAAGGTGGGATTTGTTGTTATTGGTTCCTTCATATTGCTTTTTGGGATATGCTTGATCTTTCTTTttctgaagaagaagaagaagaggagagAAAAAAATGAAGTATTTGCAGTTAGGTCCATGGACAAGGAGTTCGAAAGGGTTACAGGAGCCAAGAAAAGAACATTTGCTGAACTGCTTGAAGCCACTAATAACTTCGCAAAGCGACAGAAAATAGGAGAAGGAGGATTTGGTGCAGTTTATAGAGGATTTTTGAAGGATTTGGACTCTGAGGTAGCAATTAAGAGGATATCAACGATATCTAGCCAAGGCATAAAAGAGTATGCTTCTGAGGTAAGGATCACTAGCCAATTGAGGCATAAGAACTTGGTGCAACTAATTGGTTGGTGTCATGAAAAGAAGGAATTACTCCTTGTTTATGAGTTCATGTTGAATGGAAGCTTAGATTCCCATCTTTTCAACGGAGAAAGGCTGTTAGAATGGAGATTAAGGTATGATATTGCCCAAGGACTAGCCTCTTCGTTGCAATACTTGCATTTCGAATGCAAATCATGTGTGTTACATAGGGATATAAAGGCAAGCAATGTATTGTTGGATTCAAATTTCAATGCTAAACTTGGAGATTTCGGGTTGGCTAGGATTGTGTCCCATGAGAAAGCACCGCAAAGCACGAAATGCGGGGGGACGCTAGGGTATATGGCTCCAGAGTATGTTTCATCGGGCACGGCTAGCCAAGAAACAGATGTTTACAGTTTTGGGATCGTTGCTCTGGAGATTGCTTGTGGAAGAAGGCCTATATTGGCAAATGCAAATAGGAATGAAATAAACATAGTGGAGTGGCTTTGGGGGTTGTATGCGAAAGGGAAGCACATTGAAGCAGCTGATCCACGACTAGAGGGAAAGTTCAACCAGCAACAAATGGAACGGTTGATGATTGTGGGGTTAAGCTGCGCTCACCCTGATTTCAATTCTCGACCATCAATCAAACAAGTGATTAGAATGCTAAATTTCGAGGTTTCACCGCCAATCCTCCCATTTCAAATGCCGCGGATTGCAAATGATTTTACGGGTTCGAGTAAGGGAACCAAACGTTCATTTATGCCATCCCATGCTACCACTTCTACTTTTGAGGAGAATATTCTGGACTTAAAACAGAATTTCAAGTAA